A single region of the Lotus japonicus ecotype B-129 chromosome 4, LjGifu_v1.2 genome encodes:
- the LOC130710998 gene encoding uncharacterized protein LOC130710998 isoform X3: MGDQDQRRTHTSGHESHGVHVCRKCGWPFPNPHPSAKHRRAHKKICGTIEGYKLVGSDDEHVSDDDFKTPGLVASGSSSIALDLVNNEKGNDGIGEKLVRSERSEDDVFSDAVAEFMDSGLSPGIKERLQEESLDSGTDVEGVHIKEQILSGPSEHNVFNDVSPLIVNSSNDGQIENPESLQSASVEVEDKTVELQGPLSSSTVDSFSSLVADLGTKESTVAHGDDFVGLPSDSQPSNAEVIPDVLVEKNIHAVENVADCSSMCVEEETNLEGKNEIKSEKVMVEIVDSSDKEVSEIAISDAVSLDHQVGDGVGNLKEKNGAVLVSLLPQDDFPLELNPSVITNDAQVESAHTTQFAILDDRPDATYLQSDYGDHEGVIFPNPSSLHLSDSLEDKEDGLMGTITEEDDFHFITSQLSEKSNILSSDMHVMDSSVKSEQVSSEPMTEDITQFATLDDRPVVTYLQSYYGDHKGVIFPNPPSLHLSDSLEDKEDGLMGTITEEDDFHFITSQLSEKSDVLSSDMHVMDSSVKSEQINSEPMTEDMHAEDCTELSPVKLTVESYQSSHESGLYMNAMKTEVNENHVVHLSEDQGPVGVQKNSPQISLTEGDSVAPSNESQRDASVGNATGETTSVINIGNVSHHEEIITEVNNVALDGQGGEANVGNDTQIILNDLQPSDLLQPYVMQSSDVFKSDDAGEMGKTEQCVITDAQCKENFTDRDTSSFNSSSSHFEIPVTSDAGIDGPAGKSNGTECKDIDSLSGAREVMKEDEINGQIKLSEECDRSAGTFADSHEARDAELLVKAAEDLARKYTSFTSLNTEPSAQHDAAVEGNPGGEHSEDVTLVTAVPVQDQSGNNLVKHSSSGFDASVYSSSRCDSLEGHWGSVSAVFSMQSNAPSGTDTEILPSTGSLASAEAADKSYLNIPKAEAASERQQSGKSEMLEPPSFMTLVESSHVVSLKGAAASEVQKSQQPDSTSQAGWFPTQTQVNNESQGRKKNEEIIAKVTNWRSNSKGHTPLKSLLGEAANSSSKPESPKMEEHSVTQKNGNNGSGLKTVNSILGPESPGDQVVKGDAAKEWNSPARYPAGIKREKSKIKSRPFWIQLVCCSSVDPQRR, translated from the exons ATGGGTGACCAAGATCAAAGAAGAACTCACACTTCAG GGCATGAGAGTCATGGAGTTCATGTGTGTCGCAAATGTGGGTGGCCATTCCCGAATCCACATCCAAGTGCCAAACACAGACGTGCGCACAAGAAGATCTGTGGAACCATTGAAGGCTACAAATTGGTTGGTTCAGATGATGAACatgtttctgatgatgatttcaaGACACCAG GTTTGGTTGCGTCAGGTTCAAGTTCAATTGCCTTGGACCTGGTCAACAATGAGAAGGGTAATGATGGAATTGGGGAAAAGTTGGTTAGATCAGAAAGATCAGAAGATGATGTGTTTTCAGATGCGGTTGCTGAGTTTATGGATAGTGGATTGAGTCCAGGAATTAAGGAGCGTTTACAAGAAGAAAGTTTGGACTCAGGTACTGATGTGGAAGGAGTCCACATTAAAGAACAAATTCTTTCAGGGCCTTCTGAGCACAATGTGTTTAATG ATGTTAGTCCATTAATTGTCAACTCAAGCAATGATGGCCAAATTGAAAATCCTGAAAGTTTGCAAAGTGCAAGTGTTGAAGTAGAAGACAAAACAGTGGAGTTGCAAGGTCCATTGTCAAGCTCTACCGTTGATTCATTTTCAAGTTTAGTTGCAGATTTGGGGACTAAAGAATCGACTGTTGCGCACGGTGACGATTTTGTTGGTTTGCCAAGTGACTCGCAGCCCAGCAACGCTGAAGTTATACCAGATGTATTGGTAGAAAAAAATATCCATGCTGTTGAAAATGTGGCAGATTGCAGTTCTATGTGTGTTGAAGAGGAAACTAATTTGGAAGGAAAGAATGAGATAAAATCAGAAAAAGTCATGGTTGAAATTGTCGACTCATCTGATAAAGAAGTGTCTGAAATAGCAATTAGTGATGCTGTTTCCTTGGACCATCAAGTGGGTGATGGAGTTGGTAATCTGAAGGAAAAGAATGGTGCTGTTCTCGTTTCATTGCTTCCCCAAGATGACTTCCCTCTTGAGTTAAACCCGTCCGTAATCACTAATGATGCTCAGGTAGAATCTGCACACACCACACAGTTTGCTATACTTGATGATAGACCTGATGCAACATATCTTCAGAGTGATTATGGAGATCACGAAGGAGTGATATTCCCAAATCCTTCAAGCCTACACTTGTCTGACTCATTGGAAGACAAGGAAGATGGATTAATGGGAACAATTACTGAAGAAGATGATTTTCATTTCATCACAAGCCAATTAAGTGAGAAAAGTAATATCCTCTCTTCAGATATGCATGTTATGGATAGTAGCGTGAAGTCAGAGCAGGTCAGCAGTGAGCCTATGACTGAAGACATCACACAGTTTGCTACACTTGATGATAGACCTGTTGTAACATATCTTCAAAGTTATTATGGAGATCACAAAGGAGTGATATTCCCAAATCCTCCCAGCCTACACTTGTCTGACTCATTGGAAGACAAGGAAGATGGATTAATGGGAACAATTACTGAGGAAGATGATTTTCATTTCATCACAAGCCAATTGAGTGAAAAAAGTGATGTCCTCTCTTCAGATATGCATGTTATGGATAGTAGCGTGAAGTCAGAGCAGATCAACAGTGAGCCTATGACTGAAGACATGCATGCTGAAGATTGTACTGAATTATCCCCAGTCAAGCTCACAGTTGAAAGTTATCAAAGTTCGCATGAAAGTGGTTTGTATATGAATGCCATGAAAACTGAGGTGAATGAGAATCATGTGGTTCATCTTTCTGAAGACCAGGGACCTGTTGGCGTTCAAAAAAATTCTCCACAGATAAGTTTAACTGAAGGTGATTCAGTGGCCCCATCAAAtgagagtcagagggatgcatCTGTTGGGAATGCAACCGGTGAAACAACTAGTGTCATTAACATAGGCAATGTAAGCCATCATGAGGAAATCATAACTGAAGTAAATAATGTAGCTTTAGATGGGCAGGGTGGAGAAGCTAATGTGGGAAATGATACTCAGATTATTTTGAATGATCTTCAACCCAGTGACCTCTTGCAACCATATGTCATGCAATCAAGTGACGTATTTAAGAGTGATGATGCTGGTGAAATGGGTAAAACCGAACAATGTGTTATAACTGATGCTCAATGCAAAGAAAATTTCACAGATAGAGATACTTCATCGTTTAACTCTTCTAGCAGTCATTTTGAAATCCCAGTTACTTCAGATGCTGGAATTGATGGCCCTGCGGGAAAGTCTAATGGTACAGAATGCAAAGATATAGATTCACTATCAGGTGCCCGGGAAGTCATGAAAGAAGATGAAATCAATGGCCAAATCAAACTAAGTGAAGAATGTGACAGATCTGCTGGAACTTTTGCTGATTCACACGAAGCACGAGATGCAGAACTATTAGTGAAGGCTGCAGAAGACCTTGCCAGGAAGTATACATCATTTACTTCTTTAAATACTGAGCCTTCTGCTCAGCATGATGCTGCTGTTGAAGGTAATCCAGGTGGAGAACATAGTGAGGATGTGACTTTGGTTACTGCTGTGCCTGTTCAAGATCAAAGTGGTAATAATTTGGTTAAACATAGTTCATCTGGATTTGATGCTTCAGTTTACTCTAGTAGCCGTTGTGACAGTTTGGAAGGCCACTGGGGTTCTGTTTCAG CAGTTTTCTCTATGCAATCCAATGCACCATCGGGGACTGATACTGAAATTTTACCATCAACCGGTTCACTAGCATCAGCAGAGGCGGCGGATAAATCCTACTTGAACATTCCAAAAGCAGAAGCTGCATCTGAGAGACAGCAGTCCGGAAAATCAGAAATGCTCGAACCTCCGTCGTTCATGACATTGGTTGAGTCTAGCCATGTGGTTAGCCTTAAAGGTGCTGCTGCTTCAGAAGTCCAGAAATCACAACAGCCAGATTCCACTTCACAGGCTGGTTGGTTCCCCACTCAAACTCAGGTTAATAATGAGTCTCAAGGGAGAAAGAAGAATGAAGAAATAATAGCCAAGGTAACAAACTGGAGGAGCAACAGCAAGGGGCACACACCTCTAAAGAGCCTATTAGGCGAGGCTGCAAATAGCAGCAGCAAGCCTGAATCTCCAAAAATGGAAGAACATTCAGTGACTCAGAAGAATGGTAACAATGGTTCTGGATTGAAAACTGTTAACTCTATTCTGGGTCCTGAATCCCCTGGAGATCAAGTGGTGAAAGGAGATGCTGCAAAAGAATGGAACTCTCCGGCAAGATATCCTGCAGGCATCAAGAGAGAAAAAAGCAAAATCAAGAGCAGACCATTCTGGATACAATTGGTGTGCTGTTCATCAGTGGATCCTCAACGAAGGTAG
- the LOC130710998 gene encoding uncharacterized protein LOC130710998 isoform X1 has product MGDQDQRRTHTSGHESHGVHVCRKCGWPFPNPHPSAKHRRAHKKICGTIEGYKLVGSDDEHVSDDDFKTPGLVASGSSSIALDLVNNEKGNDGIGEKLVRSERSEDDVFSDAVAEFMDSGLSPGIKERLQEESLDSGTDVEGVHIKEQILSGPSEHNVFNAADVSPLIVNSSNDGQIENPESLQSASVEVEDKTVELQGPLSSSTVDSFSSLVADLGTKESTVAHGDDFVGLPSDSQPSNAEVIPDVLVEKNIHAVENVADCSSMCVEEETNLEGKNEIKSEKVMVEIVDSSDKEVSEIAISDAVSLDHQVGDGVGNLKEKNGAVLVSLLPQDDFPLELNPSVITNDAQVESAHTTQFAILDDRPDATYLQSDYGDHEGVIFPNPSSLHLSDSLEDKEDGLMGTITEEDDFHFITSQLSEKSNILSSDMHVMDSSVKSEQVSSEPMTEDITQFATLDDRPVVTYLQSYYGDHKGVIFPNPPSLHLSDSLEDKEDGLMGTITEEDDFHFITSQLSEKSDVLSSDMHVMDSSVKSEQINSEPMTEDMHAEDCTELSPVKLTVESYQSSHESGLYMNAMKTEVNENHVVHLSEDQGPVGVQKNSPQISLTEGDSVAPSNESQRDASVGNATGETTSVINIGNVSHHEEIITEVNNVALDGQGGEANVGNDTQIILNDLQPSDLLQPYVMQSSDVFKSDDAGEMGKTEQCVITDAQCKENFTDRDTSSFNSSSSHFEIPVTSDAGIDGPAGKSNGTECKDIDSLSGAREVMKEDEINGQIKLSEECDRSAGTFADSHEARDAELLVKAAEDLARKYTSFTSLNTEPSAQHDAAVEGNPGGEHSEDVTLVTAVPVQDQSGNNLVKHSSSGFDASVYSSSRCDSLEGHWGSVSAVFSMQSNAPSGTDTEILPSTGSLASAEAADKSYLNIPKAEAASERQQSGKSEMLEPPSFMTLVESSHVVSLKGAAASEVQKSQQPDSTSQAGWFPTQTQVNNESQGRKKNEEIIAKVTNWRSNSKGHTPLKSLLGEAANSSSKPESPKMEEHSVTQKNGNNGSGLKTVNSILGPESPGDQVVKGDAAKEWNSPARYPAGIKREKSKIKSRPFWIQLVCCSSVDPQRR; this is encoded by the exons ATGGGTGACCAAGATCAAAGAAGAACTCACACTTCAG GGCATGAGAGTCATGGAGTTCATGTGTGTCGCAAATGTGGGTGGCCATTCCCGAATCCACATCCAAGTGCCAAACACAGACGTGCGCACAAGAAGATCTGTGGAACCATTGAAGGCTACAAATTGGTTGGTTCAGATGATGAACatgtttctgatgatgatttcaaGACACCAG GTTTGGTTGCGTCAGGTTCAAGTTCAATTGCCTTGGACCTGGTCAACAATGAGAAGGGTAATGATGGAATTGGGGAAAAGTTGGTTAGATCAGAAAGATCAGAAGATGATGTGTTTTCAGATGCGGTTGCTGAGTTTATGGATAGTGGATTGAGTCCAGGAATTAAGGAGCGTTTACAAGAAGAAAGTTTGGACTCAGGTACTGATGTGGAAGGAGTCCACATTAAAGAACAAATTCTTTCAGGGCCTTCTGAGCACAATGTGTTTAATG CTGCAGATGTTAGTCCATTAATTGTCAACTCAAGCAATGATGGCCAAATTGAAAATCCTGAAAGTTTGCAAAGTGCAAGTGTTGAAGTAGAAGACAAAACAGTGGAGTTGCAAGGTCCATTGTCAAGCTCTACCGTTGATTCATTTTCAAGTTTAGTTGCAGATTTGGGGACTAAAGAATCGACTGTTGCGCACGGTGACGATTTTGTTGGTTTGCCAAGTGACTCGCAGCCCAGCAACGCTGAAGTTATACCAGATGTATTGGTAGAAAAAAATATCCATGCTGTTGAAAATGTGGCAGATTGCAGTTCTATGTGTGTTGAAGAGGAAACTAATTTGGAAGGAAAGAATGAGATAAAATCAGAAAAAGTCATGGTTGAAATTGTCGACTCATCTGATAAAGAAGTGTCTGAAATAGCAATTAGTGATGCTGTTTCCTTGGACCATCAAGTGGGTGATGGAGTTGGTAATCTGAAGGAAAAGAATGGTGCTGTTCTCGTTTCATTGCTTCCCCAAGATGACTTCCCTCTTGAGTTAAACCCGTCCGTAATCACTAATGATGCTCAGGTAGAATCTGCACACACCACACAGTTTGCTATACTTGATGATAGACCTGATGCAACATATCTTCAGAGTGATTATGGAGATCACGAAGGAGTGATATTCCCAAATCCTTCAAGCCTACACTTGTCTGACTCATTGGAAGACAAGGAAGATGGATTAATGGGAACAATTACTGAAGAAGATGATTTTCATTTCATCACAAGCCAATTAAGTGAGAAAAGTAATATCCTCTCTTCAGATATGCATGTTATGGATAGTAGCGTGAAGTCAGAGCAGGTCAGCAGTGAGCCTATGACTGAAGACATCACACAGTTTGCTACACTTGATGATAGACCTGTTGTAACATATCTTCAAAGTTATTATGGAGATCACAAAGGAGTGATATTCCCAAATCCTCCCAGCCTACACTTGTCTGACTCATTGGAAGACAAGGAAGATGGATTAATGGGAACAATTACTGAGGAAGATGATTTTCATTTCATCACAAGCCAATTGAGTGAAAAAAGTGATGTCCTCTCTTCAGATATGCATGTTATGGATAGTAGCGTGAAGTCAGAGCAGATCAACAGTGAGCCTATGACTGAAGACATGCATGCTGAAGATTGTACTGAATTATCCCCAGTCAAGCTCACAGTTGAAAGTTATCAAAGTTCGCATGAAAGTGGTTTGTATATGAATGCCATGAAAACTGAGGTGAATGAGAATCATGTGGTTCATCTTTCTGAAGACCAGGGACCTGTTGGCGTTCAAAAAAATTCTCCACAGATAAGTTTAACTGAAGGTGATTCAGTGGCCCCATCAAAtgagagtcagagggatgcatCTGTTGGGAATGCAACCGGTGAAACAACTAGTGTCATTAACATAGGCAATGTAAGCCATCATGAGGAAATCATAACTGAAGTAAATAATGTAGCTTTAGATGGGCAGGGTGGAGAAGCTAATGTGGGAAATGATACTCAGATTATTTTGAATGATCTTCAACCCAGTGACCTCTTGCAACCATATGTCATGCAATCAAGTGACGTATTTAAGAGTGATGATGCTGGTGAAATGGGTAAAACCGAACAATGTGTTATAACTGATGCTCAATGCAAAGAAAATTTCACAGATAGAGATACTTCATCGTTTAACTCTTCTAGCAGTCATTTTGAAATCCCAGTTACTTCAGATGCTGGAATTGATGGCCCTGCGGGAAAGTCTAATGGTACAGAATGCAAAGATATAGATTCACTATCAGGTGCCCGGGAAGTCATGAAAGAAGATGAAATCAATGGCCAAATCAAACTAAGTGAAGAATGTGACAGATCTGCTGGAACTTTTGCTGATTCACACGAAGCACGAGATGCAGAACTATTAGTGAAGGCTGCAGAAGACCTTGCCAGGAAGTATACATCATTTACTTCTTTAAATACTGAGCCTTCTGCTCAGCATGATGCTGCTGTTGAAGGTAATCCAGGTGGAGAACATAGTGAGGATGTGACTTTGGTTACTGCTGTGCCTGTTCAAGATCAAAGTGGTAATAATTTGGTTAAACATAGTTCATCTGGATTTGATGCTTCAGTTTACTCTAGTAGCCGTTGTGACAGTTTGGAAGGCCACTGGGGTTCTGTTTCAG CAGTTTTCTCTATGCAATCCAATGCACCATCGGGGACTGATACTGAAATTTTACCATCAACCGGTTCACTAGCATCAGCAGAGGCGGCGGATAAATCCTACTTGAACATTCCAAAAGCAGAAGCTGCATCTGAGAGACAGCAGTCCGGAAAATCAGAAATGCTCGAACCTCCGTCGTTCATGACATTGGTTGAGTCTAGCCATGTGGTTAGCCTTAAAGGTGCTGCTGCTTCAGAAGTCCAGAAATCACAACAGCCAGATTCCACTTCACAGGCTGGTTGGTTCCCCACTCAAACTCAGGTTAATAATGAGTCTCAAGGGAGAAAGAAGAATGAAGAAATAATAGCCAAGGTAACAAACTGGAGGAGCAACAGCAAGGGGCACACACCTCTAAAGAGCCTATTAGGCGAGGCTGCAAATAGCAGCAGCAAGCCTGAATCTCCAAAAATGGAAGAACATTCAGTGACTCAGAAGAATGGTAACAATGGTTCTGGATTGAAAACTGTTAACTCTATTCTGGGTCCTGAATCCCCTGGAGATCAAGTGGTGAAAGGAGATGCTGCAAAAGAATGGAACTCTCCGGCAAGATATCCTGCAGGCATCAAGAGAGAAAAAAGCAAAATCAAGAGCAGACCATTCTGGATACAATTGGTGTGCTGTTCATCAGTGGATCCTCAACGAAGGTAG